Genomic DNA from Nicotiana tabacum cultivar K326 chromosome 21, ASM71507v2, whole genome shotgun sequence:
GAAGGATGGAATACCAGGACTGATGAATATCTATTATAATCTTCTCTGGCAGCCCTGCCATATTTGGCACACATAAttggccctggtatctcagtgccctaTCTTCTCCGATCTCGAAAGCCATAATCTTATGCTGCTGAATGCCCTCTCTCAATCGTACTAAGGTAGggtcttcatattgtcgtgcttttacctcggctacaaAAGATGATTTTGTCGTATTCTacacagtaacacctccgtcatcagagtctaacaatctgattctcatattggccaactgacgaagctctttagtcaacccttgTCTGCCTGCCTCAATGTGTACAAAGTTGCCCATTGGCTTACGATTGAGAGCGTCTGCTATAACATTGGCTTTATTGGGATGGCCTAATATCTcgacatcatagtctttcagtaattcaagccgtctttgttgcctcaaattcaactccttctgcttgaagatatatcgtaaactcttgtgatctgtgtagatgtcaacatgaataccatataagtagtgccgccatatcttcaaagcatatactactgcagccaattccaaatcatgagtcagGTAATTCTTTTCATCTTTCTTCAGTTGTCTtaatgcataagcaatcacattcccgtgttgcatcaatacgcaccccaaacctaaaTTTCGAAAAACTTCTTTAAATACTATATTTGTAGCTTCAATAACTATTTGTCCATCATCATCATAAACCAAAATTTTTAATCCATTTCTAGTTGTCACCCCGGAAAGAGCAACATATAGTTATCTTTGTGTAAATACAAGTTTCTTCAAAAATAATCTCACGTGAGATAATGATTGTCCTTGACTTTTATTGATTGTTCTGGCAAAAGATACAGTGATTCGAAATTGTCTTCATTGGAACTTAACTGGAATTTTAGCATCAGATGGAGTCAATGTCATTCTTGGGATAAACACTTTCTCTCCGACCATATGTCCTGATAAAACCTTGGCTTCAATAACTTGATTTCCAAGTTTCGTTATGATCAACCTTGTTCCATTACACAATCCTGTTGATTGGTCAATATTTCTTAATAACATCACCGGAACACCTACCTTTAGAGTCAGAGCATGATTTGGAACTCCAGAACATTTAATAGTGTTCAAAAATTCTGGTGTGTGTACATGTTCCAATGATGAATAAGTTTGATCAGAGCTACAAATTGTATCGGAACTCAAATATGATTTCTCAGGACTATGATTGAGTGAAATCATATATTCGTTGATTGATTCTACCATATCAAGAGTTGGAGCAAGAATGGCTTTTTGTTGGAGGTATCCTATATCGTTGCAACGATTGATAAAATCAGGATATGTACTTTCCAAAATTGCAGATATTGGATCAACATAATCTTTAATCAGAAGATCATTTGGTATTTCAACTTTTTCATTTCCATCAACTGAATTATCAATCATACCATTACCAATTGCCAAAATCCAATCTGAAAAAACTTTCAACTCTTGCATCTGGGGCCctatttcattatttttcaatCTCATATTCTTTGTTAGCATTAAGAGTTGGCACTGAGACCATAAATAAGAAGAATTGATAGAAGCATTAACAATATCTTGCCTAGTACCTTTTGGAATGACAAGTAATTTTTGTTTGAAGTCACCACTAAGAACAATTATTTTACCTCCAAATGGTCGTTCTAAGTTGGATTCATCTTTGAATCTAAGAATATCTCTTAGAGTTCTATCAAGAGATCCAAAACAATATCTATGCATCACGGAGACCTCATCCCAAATAATTAACTTTGCCTTTATAATCAAATTTGCTAACGGAGTACCTTGCTTGATATTACATATTGAATCTTCAGTAAGATTGAGTGGAATTACAAATTTTGAATGAGTTGTTCGACCACCTGGTAACAAAAGGGATGCAATCCCCGCAGATGCAACAGTTAACACAATATCTCCTTTAGATCTTATGGCAGATTAAAGAGTCCTCCAAAAACAAGTCTTGCCTGTACCTCCAAAAccatataaaaagaaaaattcaccTTTGTCTTCATTCACAactgttattatttttttataaatacaaTTTTGCTCATCTATAAAATTCTTTACTAACTCATCATGTTCCTCTGCAAAAGCGCGTCTATTATAACACAATTCATCTCGAATTAATCTGTTACTGTTGTCAACTTCTTCCTCGTTACTTctgataaaacaaaaaaataataataattaaatacaatTTCAATTAAATCTTATAGTTTAGTGTAGCTACATGAAATGAATAATAAGATTAATGGAtcgctaaaaatgcaaaatggtGATTTAGATTAATATGAAAGCCATTTAATTATCAGCGAGTTTGAAACAATAAGATAGTCCAAACAATCTAGTTCATTTTattgaaaacaaaatacaaatgATGAATTGAAGATAGATGCATTTTCTTATACCTAATGTATGCAAAAAGCCAGTTTTATTGGGGTTTTAGAAAATATTATGGTAAATGCATTAATCCATACCAATATTATTCGTATGATCTAAAGTCAACACTATATAAAAAGACAAACATAACGAAACATAATTTGCTGGAACCTCAAGTTCTTTGATGCATTTTGCAGGAATTGAAGGGACAAAACGTCAAAGCAATGTACAATCAGATTAATTTGTATGACCTTCTaaaaaatcaaattacaacacgaAGTCAAGCATATCATCCATAATTCTGAAATATCATATAATAACTCGAAATTGAAAGCATTATTTTAAGTACCCGGGTTATCCAACATCGTTCTTTCGGCGTGAAGGATATCTTCATATAGTAAATTCCATGTTGCTTGCCAAACACTTTCTGGACGTGACATTGAATTTGATAAAAGTAGCATAGCAAATAATTGCCTaagactgtcacgaccccaaaatctaactagtcgtgatggcacccaacccAACTTGCtgggtaagccaattaacaacaatCCAATTCAATTGAGATTTactaagaaaaataaatgatgaaataacagAACTTTTATACAgcttcccaaggactggtagttcAAATCATGAGCTTACAAGATTTAAAGTTTACAAATctggtatgaaataaaaatattatctcttcgaaatatacataaacagatttataaatataaagctaccaagaacaagaggcagctataaccggaaaCGCAGGTACATCTCTAATGCCAGCTCCTGCGATATGcaacaacatcagctccaaaatatgcaagtaaggtgcagaagtgtagtatgagtacaaccgaccctatgtacgcaataagtaacaaacccaaccttaggttgaaagcagtgacaagcttgaacaacggtcagagtccaacgccaatagccaagaacaactcgtaacaatataataaaagcaatacaagtaataactcagatataggatgctcaactcgttcagaGTTACGtaaaataggcatgttttttaGGTATAtcagtaaatcccaaatctttcaccgaaatcaccaaaatatgagtatatcagaaaactatgattttttcctaaaaaactttcaacaacatatgagatatttcattctcatataGTATGAAGAAAGTAAATCTCTATGCCCACATGttaatgtgcatgtgaagtcatgaatgtcacaatactgtttagcatgaggaaatgcatctctatgcctacatgctaggtatgcatgtcaaatgtaatgcaccaTAGTGATGGACTTATGTACTCACACatctcaaagtactcaatctcactgtctcaccctcccactcatcatgctcaatcactcaacatACTCAGCCACTCAATAATGTACGGTACCTACtattggtatgtcagactccggaggggcggatcctgcccaagcgctaatataaagctaatatggcatgctgcggcgtgtagcccgatcccatcaataataataaagccaataagacCTGTTgcgacgtacaacccgatccatataataataatatatataaagccaagaaggcctgctgcggcatgcagcctaatcccatcatgaatcaataaaacctgatgcggcatgcaacctgatcccattaaTAACACTCATAATCCGGCCCTCGGGcctcaactcagtcatcaatctctccagtgtcttgggctcacaaatctcatgccagtTGGCCCCAAACCATTATAACATGATGCGAtaacaaataacaacagagactgagatatgatatgcaaatgaatgaatatgactgagtaggCAAATgtagtttaagcaaataactcaacaacagatatgacctcagtgggtcccaagaCAATAAGCCTAAACACGGTTTCTAACATGTATCACATCTCAATTACTTTAGCACGTAGAAATTCCATAGATaaaaacaagattaggtaactacacagtaccacagaaccAACTGAGTTATAACCCACACGGTGCACGGCCACACGTCCGTCGCCTAGCATgcacgtcacctcaacaccaaacacataacaagtATATTCAGGAGTTCATATCcttagcaccaagtttagaagtgttacttacctcgaacaacccaaatccaatatcgagcaagctagacaatactctagaaattcaATCTCacacgtaccgacctccgaacgccTCAAagctagccaaaagcaactcaagaatatcaaataatgccaaaagaaacaaacccaatcgataaaggtcgaatctttaataaaagtccaaagtcaaccaaaaggtcaaacccgtgatcgcacctcagaacccgataaaacttataaattccgacaacccattaaattacgagtctaaacatactagtttcactcaaatccgactctgaatcgatgctcaaaactcaaaaattcactttatgaatttttagacaaaacccccaaatttctctgTGAAATTCAAAATCCAAATGCTAATAACGAAGATagatcatgaaatataatcaaaactgagtagagaacacttaccccaattcgtgtggtgaaaatcacctccaaaataacCCAAATCCGAACACACCAactaaaaatatgataaaatcaaccaACCCTCGAATTAATACTGTTCTGCCCAGACCTTTTCACATCTGCGATAAATGAGCCGCTTTTGCGGAGTCGCTTCTACGACACAAGTTACGCTTCTATGGACTCCACTTTCCAGTCGACCTCTCGCACCTGCAGAAacatttttcgcttctgcgatatcGCATGTGCGAGTCTTGTTCCGCTCCTGCGCCAAGTCCCGCTTCTGCGCCCATCGATCCGCTtatgcgccttcgcaggtgcacCACAAAAACATGCATCTGTGGTGCTCCCAAACTCAGCCCATTTTTGCACTTGTATCCACTATCCTCACCTGCGGGCACCACACCTGCACCTAGACCTCCACAGGTGCGATTTCACCAGATCCTGCCACAAACCAGCCTTAACCTAATAGTTCTAAAATGATCTGAatctcgtccgaaactcacccgagcccctcgagaccccgtccgaatataccaacaagtcccgaaaCATAACGCAGAactactcgaagcctcaaatctcacataacaacatcgaaacgacgaatccacctcaaatcaaacttaatgaacatttgaacttttaacttccaaaactcatgccgaactatctcaaatcaatccggaatgaccttaaattttgtacacaagtcccaaatgacatgacgaagctattccaattgtCGGAAgcacaatctgaacccgatatcatcaaagtcactCCCGGtcaacttatgaacattccaaaccttcaaatttcaaacGTTTGCCAAttagtgctgaaaccttctaaaaatgtccaaatgcaaatctgggcatacacccaagttcaaaatcaacaCTCGGACCTAACGGAAACATCGAAACTTCGAAACTTCGATCCAAGGTCAAATGCTCAAAAGTCTagcttggtcaactcttccaacttagaaCTTCCTAGCTgataatcattcttccaaatcatttCTGAAACACTAGAAAACCAAAACccacgattcacacaagtcataatacatcatacgaagctactcaaaatttcaaatagctgaacggaatgcaaatacttaaaacgaccggctgggtcgttacatactcccccacttaaacatacgtttgtcctcgaacgtgccaagaatcattCAAAAGCCATCAAATTACTATGTAAACTCACTtagcacatacccgggggtggtcccacgtcaccccaatccaagAATATCTAGAATCTGGAATCTCAACATAACCGAAGAATATCtagaatttcttacaagacccgaatctcgcatctatacactgtataagtttgaacaagctgtatcaagccacgaccatacccaagatgaaatcacatgatataccacataactcgctTACTTGTAGCAATAATTTTCAATCACAGTAACTGCTCAAAATTAATAAACctcatataaaataaaacctagttccaaaaccttcgtacactgccgatgatgaaagaaacacgcataaactcataaccacttatcagatcaacaagtcatggagctctctctcgtacgacaagaaccaaagccaaatccTAAGCCGACTCCCGATATTATTCCTACATACATActgtaatcaaatccgatagtacccattctaggtccaatgacctcatctaaTAAAACACAACCAttctattgacatgccacaccaatacaacctaaaaCCACAAACCATAaaatctgtgcaccaataagaaacaattcaaatgtactcaaacacgaaaaatgactcaaatgagagaaccatcccgcaagctcaacaaatacTACCACAACCACAATGCTATtaacccatcacacatagtagaacTAAGACACATGAATCCATCACAAGGATCATATTGCAACATAACCCCGTTGCAATGCGtgacccatccaaacactggtccatatgaagtacctcaagccacaatgctcaataTCAACTACCACGCGctattcgacatcaagtacacgaagtgcatgaccataaccatggcgAAGAGAATAACACAATATATCACATCCCTAAAATACCATAACCAAGACGCAATCGACCATTTAACACCGCAATAACCATTTCGTTCGAATTTcgccacaaggcccaaacataacCGCATTGGGTGCGCATATagccaacaaatcacaacccctcatagcatagaagagtaacacatagaatatATCATAACACAAACcagctcaactctaaccgaatgacacACCTTTCAGCAATAACAGTGTTGAGTCAACAAATCTGACCtggtgtagagtacacatcctcgttgggcctaccaatgtcccccaaatcaactctggtcatccccaaatggataaatagccctccaaaagtccacaatgacctaaccatagcaCGTACTATCATCTAGCTAACTTTatccacatcttcacagtccgcaaccctAAAACAAtctacttctgagaactcccagtctccaaatctatagaacacatgaatcatcatagcctatcccaactccaccactcgaatgactaacacatctctcatacacaatcatccccacaagaaatatttctataattcttccgtgtcACATAGCAAAATCTGGACATCAGCAGtagatcaaccaggcgagtaccgcaatgccaatgaagcatccgtaagtcaaaacacagtgcgccttctgaaatacgcacccttgtcaggcaataccaagtagtaataacaTTCATCTAATCATTTGAAACcatccatgttgtctaagaattcatgaccttcccttcaaaactaaaccATCAACTTGTACATGTGAATCTCAATCCTACCGAGCGCACCGCATCTATCATTCCATCATGTGAAaggcacgagaatctcattatcaaccatgagtcacaagcagaatacatacacgatcagtcagaaaccttccacttgatTCCATCCAGGAGAAGATCATAACACGCCACATACCCCTCATACCTGTAGATAAATCCTTTTTCAAGTTAAGGTAGAAAACGTCAAGAACACTAacctatttgcacataaccaagccaccagaactgaatctctctaactcaaccaagtcacacaGGTCTCCAAaccccaagagcattgccacaaaacacctatagagactcaccacatcataagtacacaaagaatcgatcatatccattaccgtgttgatccaatctactaccaagctgtcctatttctctgagttctttctgaattaccctcaagttgacacttttccttgctagaacaccacgaACCTTatccaaagctcaccacaagagatcccaGCATAAaactacacctccctaaggcCTATAAGCCGCTGTATTTCCTCTTAAGCACCCCTCAAAGTACCATAAACGACtctgtgaatctaaagtcatttccttcaccttcctgatactgaaatgtagaatctataatgatatagaaataccgcgagtctcGATATAATCCAATGTAAATTCTCAGGTTCTAGCCGtatacaaatccgaaaaattctcaattgctacatataaatcttgaactcattagaacctTTTCGAGAGTTATCCACCCTATTCTAATCTCAAATGCACCGCCCAAACGAGCTGAATGACCTGTGCTCAGTTAGCACACTAACACCTAAAGAAGTAATCTGTACCTCTAAGCTACCGAGTGAATCCTTTTCCTTAGCATATCACATCCACcatgaataacaactcaatcattccattATTCGCTTATACCCATAAAGTGTCATACACCATACATCCAAAAATTTCCTTGCTTATGCCGTCCTCAAAACCAGCCTATGCAAGTCATatccgatccacaagtatgcctcagaccgaaatcaatacaacacgtaaccatgcaatcaaatcgttgATAGTagactctcccacttggctcattattccgtgcattcccatgaagatggcagccgagaacatctcggccttgcagttgaagaagggggtaaaaagacatgaacccacgttcctggctaccctctACATGGAAGATATAGAatgctcctcgggtcccattcctgcacccgtgaaggagttacttctggaatttgaagacatcatgccacaagacatgccaaagcgtcttccgccttgccatagatcaaaacactcgataactcacaatgcacatactctattactgccataataccacaatgagattcaactaaatccttcataagctcatgtaacacaaaccatataatacttcaaatcatctgctaagctcgcattcatcatCATGacggtcaagtcaactttctcaaccaaagcAAGCTTTCCCGACTACGATAGATGCGGAAGTGGCTAAAGAAGTCAGAGGAAGAAAGTTGTTGGACA
This window encodes:
- the LOC142175223 gene encoding uncharacterized protein LOC142175223, with product MADNTVNDAHNPEIQGDQPHFEDSISDTRNEGNETTQVHDRRYPRQVRETTPDDANEEQVADAVRILQEQQAIILAHVVGSGYDRTEAEAIRSNEEEVDNSNRLIRDELCYNRRAFAEEHDELVKNFIDEQNCIYKKIITVVNEDKGEFFFLYGFGGGRTTHSKFVIPLNLTEDSICNIKQGTPLANLIIKAKLIIWDEVSVMHRYCFGSLDRTLRDILRFKDESNLERPFGGKIIVLSGDFKQKLLVIPKGTRQDIVNASINSSYLWSQCQLLMLTKNMRLKNNEIGPQMQELKVFSDWILAIGNGMIDNSVDGNEKVEIPNDLLIKDYVDPISAILESTYPDFINRCNDIGYLQQKAILAPTLDMVESINEYMISLNHSPEKSYLSSDTICSSDQTYSSLEHVHTPEFLNTIKCSGVPNHALTLKVGVPVMLLRNIDQSTGLCNGTRLIITKLGNQVIEAKVLSGHMVGEKVFIPRMTLTPSDAKIPVKFQ